The following coding sequences are from one Bifidobacterium sp. window:
- a CDS encoding polyribonucleotide nucleotidyltransferase has protein sequence MEGPEIKAVEAVIDNGSFGTRTLRFETGRLAQQADGAVAAYLDDDSMVLSTTTAGSSPKANYDFFPLTVDVEEKMYAAGKIPGSFFRREGRPSTEAILACRIIDRPLRPLFPHTLRNEVQVVETILALDPEDSYDMVALNAASASTLISGLPFSGPVSGVRLALIDGQWVAFPRWSERERAVFEIVVAGRVVEGGDVAIAMIEAGAGKNAWTLIYDEGQIKPDEDVVAQGLEAAKPFIKVICEAQDELKSKAAKDTKDFQLFPEFTEDLYNRIEQIAHGDLDEALSMAEKLPRQERISEIKKSVKESLASEFTDMDDAEKEKEIGNAFKELQRQIVRRRILTQDYRIDGRGLRDIRTLSAEVDIVPRVHGSALFQRGETQILGITTLNMLKMEQQIDALSGPTSKRYMHNYEMPPYSTGETGRVGSPKRREIGHGALAERALVPVLPSREEFPYAIRQVSEAIGSNGSTSMGSVCASTLSLLASGVPLKAPVAGIAMGLVSGDVDGQHIFKTLTDILGAEDAFGDMDFKVAGTSEFITALQLDTKLDGIPADILAAALQQAKEARTTILEVIDECINEPAEMNSTAPRIITTNVPVDKIGEVIGPKGKMINQIQEDTGADVSIEDDGTVFISSEGGEAAAKAKEIIDQIANPHVPAAGENYNGKVVKTTSFGAFVNLTPGTDGLLHISQIRNLTNGERVDAVEDVLKEGDAVEVVVQGVDDRGKISLAIPGFEDQESSHASGRGLRDRDDRRDDRRDDRRGGRGRDEHRSGRNERSSRYDDRGRDERPRRRRDDRDFDRSDGYDRRDRNDRSDRSEHSDRDDRRGSRDRDDRRGSDRGGYRGRRENVHYAADEHYDEYRADREERSERPRRRVRHDFDPFDKD, from the coding sequence GTGGAGGGTCCCGAAATCAAGGCCGTTGAGGCCGTTATTGACAATGGTTCATTTGGCACGCGCACTTTGCGCTTCGAGACGGGTCGTCTCGCCCAGCAAGCGGATGGGGCAGTTGCCGCGTATCTCGATGATGATTCCATGGTGTTGTCTACCACTACAGCAGGGTCCAGCCCGAAGGCGAATTACGACTTCTTCCCGCTGACTGTCGATGTGGAAGAGAAGATGTATGCCGCAGGAAAGATTCCAGGGTCGTTCTTCCGTCGTGAAGGACGTCCTTCTACTGAGGCCATTCTGGCGTGCCGCATTATTGACCGCCCGCTTCGTCCTCTGTTCCCGCACACACTGCGCAACGAGGTTCAGGTTGTAGAGACTATTCTCGCTTTGGATCCTGAAGATTCATACGACATGGTGGCTTTGAATGCCGCATCAGCATCCACACTGATTTCTGGTTTGCCATTCAGCGGTCCTGTGTCTGGCGTCCGTCTCGCACTTATCGATGGCCAGTGGGTTGCTTTCCCACGTTGGAGCGAGCGTGAGCGCGCAGTATTCGAAATTGTTGTAGCTGGTCGTGTAGTCGAAGGCGGAGATGTCGCCATCGCTATGATTGAAGCTGGTGCTGGCAAGAACGCTTGGACCTTGATTTATGACGAAGGTCAGATCAAGCCTGATGAAGATGTTGTTGCTCAGGGCCTTGAGGCTGCTAAGCCGTTCATCAAGGTTATTTGTGAGGCTCAGGATGAACTGAAGTCCAAAGCAGCTAAAGACACCAAGGATTTCCAGCTCTTCCCCGAGTTCACCGAAGACTTGTACAACCGCATTGAACAGATTGCTCACGGTGATCTCGATGAGGCCCTTTCCATGGCAGAGAAGTTGCCCCGCCAAGAGCGCATCAGCGAAATCAAGAAGAGTGTCAAGGAAAGCCTTGCTTCAGAGTTCACCGATATGGATGATGCTGAGAAGGAAAAGGAAATCGGCAATGCCTTCAAGGAACTGCAGCGTCAGATTGTTCGTCGTCGCATCCTGACGCAGGATTACCGCATCGATGGTCGCGGACTTCGCGATATTCGTACGCTTTCCGCCGAGGTAGATATCGTTCCTCGTGTTCACGGTTCTGCACTCTTCCAGCGTGGTGAAACCCAAATTCTGGGTATTACTACTCTCAATATGCTGAAAATGGAGCAGCAGATTGACGCGCTTTCCGGTCCGACCTCTAAGCGTTATATGCACAATTACGAAATGCCTCCATATTCAACTGGCGAGACTGGTCGCGTTGGTTCACCGAAGCGTCGTGAAATTGGTCACGGAGCTCTTGCTGAGCGCGCTCTAGTCCCAGTGCTTCCTAGCCGCGAAGAATTCCCATACGCTATTCGTCAGGTCTCAGAAGCTATTGGCTCGAACGGTTCCACATCAATGGGTTCTGTCTGCGCTTCAACTTTGTCACTACTCGCTTCAGGCGTGCCGCTGAAGGCTCCTGTGGCCGGTATTGCCATGGGCCTGGTTTCAGGTGACGTCGACGGTCAACACATTTTCAAGACTCTTACCGATATTCTTGGTGCTGAAGATGCTTTCGGCGACATGGACTTCAAAGTTGCAGGTACTTCTGAATTCATCACTGCTTTGCAGCTTGACACCAAGCTTGATGGCATTCCTGCCGATATCCTTGCAGCTGCACTGCAGCAAGCAAAGGAAGCTCGCACCACAATCCTCGAGGTTATTGACGAGTGCATTAATGAGCCAGCGGAAATGAATTCAACAGCTCCACGCATCATCACCACCAATGTTCCTGTTGACAAGATTGGCGAGGTCATTGGGCCCAAGGGCAAGATGATTAACCAAATTCAAGAAGATACCGGTGCAGATGTCAGCATCGAGGATGACGGCACTGTCTTCATCTCTTCTGAGGGTGGCGAAGCTGCTGCAAAGGCTAAGGAAATCATTGACCAGATAGCCAATCCGCATGTTCCTGCAGCAGGAGAAAACTATAACGGCAAGGTTGTTAAGACCACAAGCTTCGGAGCTTTTGTCAACTTGACTCCAGGTACCGATGGTTTGCTGCATATTTCGCAGATTCGCAATCTCACCAACGGTGAGCGCGTGGATGCTGTTGAAGATGTGCTCAAGGAAGGCGACGCGGTTGAGGTAGTCGTTCAGGGCGTAGACGACCGTGGCAAGATTTCCTTGGCTATTCCAGGTTTCGAAGATCAAGAAAGCTCACATGCTTCAGGTCGTGGCTTACGTGACCGTGATGATCGTCGTGACGACCGTCGTGATGATCGCCGTGGTGGACGCGGACGTGACGAACACCGCTCGGGCCGTAATGAGCGTTCAAGCCGTTACGATGACCGTGGCCGCGATGAGCGTCCTCGTCGTCGCCGTGACGATCGTGATTTTGATCGTTCCGATGGCTACGACCGCCGAGATCGTAACGACCGTTCTGATCGCAGCGAGCACAGCGATCGTGACGACCGTCGTGGCTCACGTGATCGTGATGACCGTCGTGGTTCAGATCGCGGTGGCTACCGTGGTCGTCGTGAGAATGTTCATTATGCAGCAGATGAGCACTATGACGAGTATCGTGCAGATCGCGAAGAGCGTAGTGAGCGTCCTCGCCGTCGCGTGCGTCATGATTTCGATCCTTTCGACAAGGACTGA
- a CDS encoding LemA family protein → MNGLTITLIVIVVLIVLLVLWGVGAYNSLVDLRNRVANGWSQIDVQLKQRADLVPNLVQTVKGYASHESEVFQKVTEARAHAVQTAQSGTPAQRAEAEGQLSNALVNLQATAEAYPQLQANQNFMDLQKQLNQLEQKIAYARQFYNDVVQKFNTKIQSVPSNIIAGLFHFTEAQFFEAVEQDRVVPQVNFSK, encoded by the coding sequence ATGAACGGATTAACCATTACACTCATCGTCATTGTGGTTCTGATTGTCCTACTGGTGCTTTGGGGCGTAGGAGCCTATAACTCACTCGTAGATTTGCGCAACCGCGTTGCAAATGGCTGGTCGCAGATTGATGTTCAGCTCAAACAGCGAGCTGATTTGGTACCTAACCTTGTACAGACCGTTAAAGGCTATGCAAGTCACGAGTCGGAAGTTTTCCAGAAAGTCACTGAAGCTCGAGCGCATGCAGTACAGACCGCGCAAAGTGGCACACCAGCACAGCGCGCTGAAGCTGAAGGTCAATTGAGCAATGCGTTAGTTAATCTGCAGGCGACTGCCGAAGCTTATCCACAGCTGCAAGCTAATCAGAACTTCATGGATTTACAGAAGCAGCTGAATCAGTTGGAACAAAAAATCGCTTACGCTCGTCAGTTTTATAACGACGTTGTGCAGAAGTTCAACACCAAGATTCAAAGCGTGCCCAGCAACATCATTGCAGGTCTCTTCCACTTTACAGAAGCTCAATTCTTTGAGGCTGTTGAGCAGGATCGTGTGGTTCCACAAGTGAATTTCTCGAAGTAA
- a CDS encoding DUF2207 domain-containing protein produces the protein MPTTQDSDTQSVQKKSTRALSWKTGRFIGCMLIAIIVAAVLSLVAIGISAGGVSTADLSYNSLHYDTQVLKNGDLRIKQRINIRLAHREDDEGDTKPWRQLYQQYTINPDNLTSISDISVRNISDDQTYTQGSPIPPSQVQSTANWDQEQAGHWYVANVSDADNPSEYQADTTSSTGKYPVEIGWNIPQTNQADSVVFEISMTFHGVSTAHPDVTNFQWEPFGASNQVPIETVTASLRFPEGITSTNSWAWLHYSGVSETSRADDGTLKLTAHNVNPGQHLDVVAMFDSSASDQVVRSSNTNAKQRIMDDETQQESKARDSARLKARLAIAAWIVAAILAVLVSYKAIRSAFSTYGESRYSGDVEYWRDPPEMSPAAAAELNDFLEGASTNQSSRQMASSVLSLASKQAISIYPGPVSSYYGVDLLQTSPVNISGMLANQDQRSQKAFNSTSTIVIRPVCTENRESLHLSASEDAALHILEVAASRLQTPVFDLKQMQQNFKKWESGYKEQERFTSAVAREFAVLKATAIRGSSSGWGTLGVILAVVALVVAALSSSGSGLAVGLIVGFVLLTTSIFALTYGKFTVLTQKGQHYAGQVHGLRRYLLDFSAFQDRGVNDLVLWDRYLVYAAAFGISNQALKQLALAYPQLSDPQWLDEHASGSLLYWTYRPWAFAGAAYGYGMGARMNTSAGVPGATQTPNIGAGFGDIGSQLTSSFSSIHSTIQAAAPSSSSGGSFGGGGFAGGGGGSGGGSFGGR, from the coding sequence ATGCCAACAACGCAAGATTCAGACACTCAGAGTGTGCAGAAGAAATCTACACGCGCTTTGTCATGGAAAACTGGCAGGTTTATTGGCTGTATGCTGATTGCCATAATCGTGGCAGCAGTGTTGTCGCTGGTAGCGATAGGAATAAGTGCCGGCGGTGTCAGTACCGCGGACTTGAGCTATAACTCCTTACACTACGACACACAAGTTCTTAAGAATGGCGATCTGCGGATTAAGCAACGTATTAACATCAGACTCGCCCACCGCGAGGATGATGAGGGCGATACGAAGCCCTGGCGTCAGCTGTATCAGCAATACACCATCAACCCAGATAATCTGACCTCAATCTCTGATATATCGGTACGAAACATCAGCGATGATCAAACGTATACGCAAGGTAGTCCCATACCTCCTAGCCAAGTGCAAAGTACTGCGAATTGGGATCAGGAGCAAGCAGGTCATTGGTATGTCGCCAATGTGAGTGACGCAGATAATCCCAGTGAGTACCAAGCTGACACAACAAGCAGCACTGGCAAGTATCCGGTTGAGATTGGTTGGAATATTCCTCAGACCAATCAGGCCGACAGCGTGGTGTTTGAGATTTCGATGACTTTCCATGGTGTGAGCACAGCGCACCCAGATGTTACTAATTTCCAGTGGGAACCATTTGGAGCTAGTAACCAGGTGCCCATCGAAACTGTGACTGCCTCTCTTCGCTTCCCTGAAGGAATCACCAGCACCAACTCATGGGCTTGGTTGCACTATTCAGGCGTCTCCGAAACCTCGCGAGCAGATGACGGAACTCTAAAACTTACCGCACACAATGTGAATCCTGGACAACACCTTGATGTGGTGGCTATGTTTGATTCCTCAGCGAGTGATCAGGTGGTGCGGAGTAGTAATACGAATGCGAAGCAGCGCATTATGGATGACGAAACTCAGCAAGAAAGCAAAGCTCGTGATAGTGCGCGGTTGAAAGCACGATTAGCTATTGCTGCTTGGATCGTCGCCGCCATACTCGCTGTATTGGTGAGTTATAAAGCAATACGTTCTGCTTTTTCAACATATGGCGAATCACGATATAGCGGCGATGTTGAGTACTGGCGTGATCCGCCAGAGATGAGTCCAGCTGCGGCAGCAGAACTCAACGATTTCCTAGAAGGAGCCAGTACCAATCAGTCATCGAGACAAATGGCTTCAAGTGTGCTCTCTTTGGCATCAAAGCAGGCAATTTCCATCTATCCTGGTCCAGTCTCGTCATACTATGGCGTTGATTTACTCCAAACCTCTCCTGTAAATATCTCTGGGATGCTAGCTAATCAAGATCAACGTTCGCAGAAAGCATTCAACTCAACTTCGACAATAGTCATTCGCCCTGTATGCACTGAGAATCGTGAATCTTTACATTTGAGCGCTTCAGAGGATGCGGCTCTACATATTTTAGAAGTTGCCGCGAGCCGTTTGCAGACGCCAGTGTTTGATCTCAAGCAGATGCAGCAAAACTTCAAAAAATGGGAATCAGGATATAAGGAACAGGAACGATTCACCAGTGCTGTAGCTAGAGAATTTGCCGTGTTGAAAGCCACGGCTATACGAGGCAGTTCCTCGGGATGGGGCACATTAGGTGTGATTCTTGCAGTTGTAGCGCTGGTTGTTGCTGCACTCAGTTCTTCGGGCTCCGGCCTAGCCGTGGGGTTGATTGTTGGATTCGTGCTACTAACAACTTCGATTTTCGCTTTAACATATGGCAAATTTACAGTCCTAACCCAAAAAGGACAGCACTACGCTGGTCAAGTCCATGGATTACGGCGCTATCTGCTTGATTTCAGCGCTTTCCAAGACCGAGGAGTGAACGATTTAGTACTCTGGGATCGTTATTTGGTCTATGCAGCAGCATTTGGTATCAGCAATCAGGCGTTGAAACAGCTTGCGCTTGCATATCCACAACTCAGTGATCCGCAATGGTTGGATGAGCATGCTTCGGGATCGTTATTGTATTGGACTTATAGACCGTGGGCATTTGCAGGTGCTGCATATGGCTATGGAATGGGCGCGAGAATGAACACCTCGGCTGGCGTTCCAGGAGCTACACAAACCCCTAATATTGGTGCAGGTTTCGGTGATATAGGTAGTCAGTTGACTTCAAGTTTCTCATCCATCCATTCAACGATCCAAGCGGCTGCGCCGTCCTCGTCTTCCGGAGGTTCCTTCGGAGGTGGAGGCTTCGCAGGTGGTGGTGGAGGTTCTGGCGGTGGCTCCTTCGGCGGTAGATGA
- a CDS encoding aldo/keto reductase — MSLLTRNLGQHSTTAVGLGEMPLTIEGKPDLEQAVETIHAALDAGCRHIDTAWAYYESGGEEQTGEKLVRQALESWSGPSDEVLVATKVGHFRNFTDGRPTWDVDGSPANLIRRGKQSAQALGVPSIDLLYFHRPDPKVPYADSIGAMKQLVDEGIARSVGISNASIDQIDIALEILGDDLVAVQNQYSPVYRQTEDTLSYTAEKGLAFVCWSPLGGFRKSKDETLFDPFKQVAQQRSVSYQQVVLAWELSKGRHVFVIPGAHRPATILDSLHAGELQLSTEELTMLG; from the coding sequence ATGTCGCTGCTCACCAGAAATCTTGGACAACATAGCACCACGGCTGTAGGTTTGGGAGAAATGCCGCTGACCATAGAGGGCAAACCGGATTTGGAGCAGGCGGTTGAAACTATTCATGCTGCTCTTGATGCAGGGTGCCGCCATATTGATACCGCGTGGGCGTATTACGAGTCAGGCGGTGAGGAACAGACTGGTGAGAAGTTGGTGCGTCAAGCACTGGAATCATGGAGTGGTCCCAGCGATGAGGTTCTTGTAGCAACCAAAGTTGGCCATTTTAGGAATTTCACCGATGGCCGGCCAACATGGGATGTTGATGGTAGTCCGGCCAATCTTATTCGGCGAGGCAAGCAATCTGCTCAGGCACTAGGCGTGCCTAGTATCGACTTGTTATATTTTCACCGTCCTGATCCTAAAGTGCCATATGCTGACTCCATTGGAGCGATGAAGCAACTCGTCGACGAAGGTATCGCTCGTTCGGTAGGTATTTCCAATGCGAGTATCGATCAGATAGATATTGCTTTGGAAATTCTGGGCGATGATCTGGTAGCTGTGCAGAATCAATATTCTCCGGTGTATCGACAGACGGAAGATACATTGTCATACACGGCCGAGAAAGGTCTTGCCTTTGTCTGCTGGAGTCCTCTAGGAGGATTTCGTAAATCCAAGGATGAGACGCTCTTCGACCCATTTAAGCAGGTAGCTCAGCAACGTAGTGTCAGTTATCAACAAGTAGTGCTCGCTTGGGAATTGAGCAAAGGTAGGCACGTATTTGTTATTCCAGGAGCACATCGTCCGGCAACAATACTTGATTCGTTGCACGCTGGCGAACTTCAACTCAGCACTGAAGAATTGACAATGTTGGGCTAG
- a CDS encoding polyphenol oxidase family protein: MSPDDSTNAEILDESLVPSHYNDGSPVPVTIPIALAPGVSVVYTTRLGGSSHGDFASLNLGGKGGDDLLDVVANRTALSQELGRELSIISQVHSGTAIDIDKVWTRNTPYGFDASGSTASSQSQAHADNVAQDVQVFAIAADGQVSLSQQLAIGMFAADCLPVLLADPATGVIAAAHCGRMGLLRGIIGETVDLMVARGADRQRIVATCGPCICGDCYEVGDEIATDFEKHFPGTRTITRFGGPGVDIAGAALQELQRSGVNNIVSSQPRVDAATQYLNADEELRTICDADGGEQLDERLAQMKHSLCTLENPLWFSHRASALHHKEHEGRMLALIMRT; encoded by the coding sequence ATATCCCCAGATGATTCTACGAATGCTGAGATACTCGACGAAAGTTTGGTACCGAGCCATTACAACGATGGATCACCGGTTCCTGTAACGATCCCGATTGCCTTAGCTCCTGGTGTCTCGGTGGTGTATACCACCCGTTTGGGTGGTAGTTCTCATGGTGATTTTGCTTCGTTGAATCTTGGCGGCAAAGGTGGCGATGATTTGCTAGATGTGGTAGCGAATCGTACAGCCCTATCCCAAGAGCTCGGGCGCGAGTTATCCATTATCAGTCAGGTGCATTCCGGTACAGCCATTGATATTGATAAAGTTTGGACTCGCAATACCCCCTATGGCTTTGACGCTAGTGGATCTACTGCTTCTTCACAGTCGCAAGCACACGCAGATAATGTGGCGCAAGATGTACAGGTCTTTGCGATAGCAGCTGATGGTCAGGTTTCTTTGAGCCAACAGCTGGCGATAGGCATGTTTGCTGCAGACTGTTTACCAGTGTTGCTAGCTGATCCAGCCACTGGTGTGATCGCTGCAGCACATTGTGGTCGGATGGGTTTGCTCCGCGGAATTATCGGAGAAACTGTGGATTTGATGGTGGCTCGAGGAGCTGATCGTCAGAGGATTGTCGCCACGTGTGGCCCTTGTATTTGCGGAGACTGTTATGAAGTTGGTGATGAGATTGCCACAGATTTCGAGAAGCACTTCCCAGGTACTAGGACAATTACGCGCTTTGGCGGCCCAGGCGTTGATATCGCTGGTGCAGCGCTACAAGAGCTGCAGCGATCGGGTGTGAACAATATTGTCTCATCACAGCCTCGTGTGGATGCCGCAACTCAATATCTGAACGCTGATGAAGAATTGCGAACGATATGTGATGCAGATGGTGGGGAACAACTGGACGAACGCCTTGCTCAAATGAAACATAGCCTGTGCACACTCGAAAATCCCTTGTGGTTTTCACATCGCGCATCGGCATTGCACCACAAAGAGCATGAAGGACGCATGTTGGCGCTGATTATGCGCACTTGA
- a CDS encoding IspD/TarI family cytidylyltransferase yields MSNVVVNNAYESDTVGREGSQQPISQNHQDESIKTPATVPVVAVVLAAGLGKRFDAETPKQLLEIDGKAMIAWSLETFDSHTQVTDIVAVVNPTVRESAESALSKCGKLRMVISGGAERSDSTAAALRALADAGIPSEAKILIHDAARPFVSSDAITACIATLDCFDAATLAVQSTDTVLLTEDSGEQQGGHKTIRAVPERTNTFCAQTPQCFRFHTICEAYELAREDPDFHPSDDTRAVVEYLPDVSVAIVAGDESNIKITRPSDVPRAVHIAESRKRAKAKESVHRMLANAFGDASTPL; encoded by the coding sequence ATGAGCAATGTGGTAGTCAATAACGCGTATGAATCCGATACAGTTGGCAGGGAAGGTTCTCAACAGCCAATTTCGCAGAATCATCAGGATGAATCCATCAAGACACCGGCAACAGTGCCGGTGGTTGCAGTGGTGCTAGCGGCAGGCTTGGGGAAACGTTTTGACGCTGAAACACCAAAACAACTGTTGGAAATTGATGGCAAGGCGATGATTGCTTGGTCACTCGAGACATTTGACAGTCATACTCAAGTAACAGATATCGTGGCTGTTGTGAACCCAACGGTTCGAGAGAGTGCAGAGTCTGCTCTCTCGAAGTGTGGCAAGCTGCGCATGGTGATTTCAGGTGGTGCAGAACGTTCAGATAGCACTGCAGCTGCTTTGCGCGCACTGGCCGATGCTGGAATCCCTAGTGAAGCGAAGATCCTGATTCATGATGCCGCGAGACCATTTGTGAGCTCGGATGCCATTACTGCATGCATTGCAACATTAGATTGCTTCGATGCGGCTACTCTTGCAGTTCAATCTACTGACACAGTGTTGCTCACTGAAGACAGCGGGGAACAGCAAGGAGGGCATAAAACAATACGTGCTGTCCCTGAACGTACAAATACTTTTTGTGCTCAGACTCCTCAGTGTTTCAGATTCCACACCATTTGTGAGGCTTATGAGTTGGCCCGAGAAGATCCAGACTTTCATCCAAGTGATGATACCCGTGCAGTGGTGGAGTATTTACCTGATGTGAGCGTGGCAATTGTTGCTGGCGATGAAAGCAATATCAAAATTACGCGTCCTAGTGATGTGCCCCGCGCAGTGCACATAGCTGAGTCGCGTAAACGCGCAAAAGCCAAGGAAAGTGTGCATCGTATGTTGGCCAATGCCTTTGGAGACGCTTCCACGCCTCTTTAA
- a CDS encoding pyroglutamyl-peptidase I, giving the protein MEKFNVVVSGFDRYEDVEVNPSYEVPKAIEQQGLVPHSGDDDALDGVEVNITAVMLPVSFSQAWPQLKTVLNRVHPDIVIATGLKHAARGIALERCATNQRDASNAEQDGKTGELIPIRADGPAAYWTRLPLRSILTDFSAHGIPATLSSDAGTYVCNSLFYNLLNWTSQQQHVLSGFVSFPLVNESASHEYGLPLQQQIAAGQAVIKRSVRYFKQPTSSDILLV; this is encoded by the coding sequence ATGGAGAAGTTCAACGTCGTGGTTTCCGGGTTTGACCGATATGAGGATGTTGAGGTCAACCCTTCATATGAGGTGCCCAAAGCTATTGAGCAGCAGGGTTTGGTGCCACACTCTGGTGATGATGATGCGCTAGATGGTGTTGAAGTCAATATCACCGCAGTGATGCTGCCGGTGAGTTTCTCGCAAGCTTGGCCACAACTGAAAACAGTGCTCAATCGTGTGCACCCCGATATTGTCATCGCAACTGGTTTGAAACATGCAGCTCGAGGCATCGCACTTGAACGTTGCGCTACTAATCAGCGTGATGCTTCAAACGCTGAGCAAGATGGAAAAACCGGAGAATTGATTCCCATCAGAGCTGATGGCCCAGCAGCATATTGGACGAGACTACCGTTGCGTTCAATTCTTACAGATTTCAGTGCTCACGGCATCCCAGCTACCCTGAGTTCAGATGCAGGAACGTACGTATGTAACAGTTTGTTCTATAACCTCTTGAACTGGACTTCACAACAGCAGCATGTGCTTTCAGGCTTTGTCAGTTTCCCTTTAGTGAACGAATCAGCTAGTCATGAATATGGTTTGCCACTGCAACAACAAATTGCAGCAGGCCAGGCAGTGATCAAAAGAAGTGTCCGTTATTTTAAGCAGCCCACATCCTCTGATATCTTGCTGGTATGA
- a CDS encoding DivIVA domain-containing protein — protein sequence MADNFPIALRGYDKERVDAALAGTRENIARLREQIRAYDERVLKLEAELQEEKARKTKGSKDSFASLGANAQQLLASAEQTSTELLNRAKQDASTTRRSAQEEADTLVNNAKIDSRRLMDETQAKAKSIISNAQDQAKTITTAAQQQAEQQKASASKTVAEQRQALDLELQNSREEHSKRLSAQKASQEHEISVAQAASARKIAEQRQQADAEITRLKGEANDQIQQALAEANKRLGDVREQVSKTLTDAKRKASEITDDARTKAQQIVDEAVVTRADTMSKVSAEVQQIRADISAQQDEATAKVNELLKHLEERRVQTAAETEDLLGQAKAAREEADAYAAQKRAQAEHESTDMLHAAEKKAQSLVEERRTAAQEELEGLNARITKLQQREATITARVDELRSIFTKSFGSFALDTDSDTPVKESEDGNQQEGPDVPVVNTVPDEEQQESESR from the coding sequence ATGGCGGACAATTTTCCGATTGCATTGCGCGGATATGACAAGGAACGGGTAGATGCCGCACTTGCAGGTACGCGTGAAAATATTGCACGGCTGAGAGAGCAAATTCGTGCGTATGACGAGCGAGTACTCAAATTGGAAGCTGAGTTGCAAGAAGAGAAGGCTCGTAAAACCAAAGGATCTAAGGACTCTTTTGCGTCGCTTGGTGCAAATGCACAGCAGTTGTTGGCTTCAGCTGAGCAGACCAGCACCGAGCTGCTGAACAGAGCCAAGCAAGATGCTTCAACAACTCGCCGCTCCGCACAAGAAGAAGCAGACACTCTCGTTAACAATGCCAAGATTGATTCGCGTCGCTTGATGGACGAAACTCAGGCAAAGGCCAAATCCATCATTAGCAATGCTCAGGATCAGGCGAAAACTATCACCACAGCAGCACAGCAACAGGCTGAACAGCAGAAGGCTAGTGCGTCTAAAACAGTCGCAGAGCAGCGTCAGGCGCTGGACTTGGAACTCCAGAATTCGCGTGAAGAGCACAGTAAGCGTCTGTCTGCTCAAAAGGCTTCTCAAGAGCATGAGATTTCTGTGGCTCAAGCAGCGTCAGCACGCAAAATTGCTGAGCAGCGTCAGCAAGCTGATGCTGAGATTACTCGGCTCAAGGGTGAAGCTAACGACCAGATCCAGCAGGCTCTTGCAGAAGCTAATAAGCGTTTAGGTGACGTGCGTGAACAAGTCTCAAAGACCTTAACCGATGCCAAGCGTAAGGCCAGTGAAATTACTGATGACGCGAGGACGAAGGCTCAACAAATCGTTGACGAAGCTGTAGTGACACGGGCAGATACCATGTCTAAAGTTTCTGCTGAGGTTCAGCAGATTCGTGCGGATATTTCTGCCCAGCAGGACGAGGCAACGGCAAAGGTCAATGAGTTGCTCAAGCATCTTGAAGAACGCAGAGTACAGACAGCAGCTGAGACTGAGGATTTACTTGGACAAGCCAAAGCTGCGCGTGAAGAGGCAGATGCGTATGCTGCACAGAAGCGCGCTCAGGCTGAGCATGAATCGACTGATATGCTGCATGCAGCAGAGAAAAAGGCACAATCTCTAGTCGAAGAGCGCCGAACAGCTGCTCAGGAGGAGCTTGAAGGGCTCAACGCTAGGATTACTAAGTTGCAACAGCGTGAAGCGACCATTACTGCTCGCGTTGACGAGCTCCGCTCCATTTTCACAAAGTCCTTTGGATCTTTCGCACTTGATACAGATTCAGACACTCCCGTTAAGGAGTCTGAAGATGGTAATCAACAAGAAGGACCTGATGTGCCCGTAGTGAACACAGTTCCTGACGAAGAACAGCAGGAATCCGAGTCTCGATGA